The following proteins are co-located in the Piscirickettsia litoralis genome:
- a CDS encoding ArnT family glycosyltransferase, producing MATALLKGQQPALENGFKVFCWLSLITFLIKVYLAHLVPITGDEAEYIYWGQHFSWGYYEHPPLIGWFLAFWNQFGLSNIWVRMLQIIASNLIALLMYVALRRIDEQKALWVSLIYLLSPVSLFDIAILTDTPLMIFSFLGVFCLMMAEQGRGTKYYIFAGLGLGAAYFQNT from the coding sequence ATGGCGACAGCATTATTAAAAGGGCAACAACCAGCTTTAGAAAATGGCTTTAAGGTTTTTTGTTGGCTATCATTGATTACTTTTTTGATTAAAGTTTATTTGGCTCATCTTGTCCCTATTACTGGAGATGAGGCTGAGTATATTTATTGGGGCCAACATTTTTCTTGGGGCTATTATGAGCATCCACCGCTAATTGGCTGGTTTTTGGCCTTTTGGAATCAGTTTGGCTTGAGTAATATTTGGGTGCGCATGCTGCAAATCATCGCATCGAATTTAATTGCCTTGTTGATGTATGTTGCTTTAAGGCGGATTGATGAACAAAAAGCACTTTGGGTCAGCTTGATTTATTTATTAAGCCCGGTGAGTTTGTTTGATATTGCAATTTTAACAGATACGCCGTTGATGATTTTTAGTTTCTTGGGTGTGTTTTGCTTGATGATGGCAGAGCAGGGCCGAGGAACTAAGTATTATATCTTTGCTGGCTTAGGCTTGGGTGCGGCTTATTTTCAAAATACTTAA
- the aroA gene encoding 3-phosphoshikimate 1-carboxyvinyltransferase, whose translation MKKLQIKPSQLQGRIEIPSSKSHTLRAILFASLAEGNSGIESFLPSPDAYAMIDACRALGAEVTVIESENRLDIKGVSGQPQQPDNILDAGNSGQVLRFVGAILGLIPGYSVMTGDHSVRFNRPALPLIEGLKQLGAECISTKGDGHAPLIIRGPMQGNRAQIEGQDSQPVSALLIASLFIPGETEIIVDNPGELPWLDLTLSWFDRLGLSYQREGYTRFIIPGVQKIAGFNYRVPGDFSSLAYPVAAALVTKSSVIIDNVDLEDAQGDKKLLDVLVKMGANFEYNALEKSLQVLPVEKLQGIRFDINEFVDAITIMAVIACHAEGQTLISGAGIARKKESNRLTAITTELKKLGADIAETEDGLHIMGGQSLTNQKNLQSYHDHRIAMSMTVAALAAVGDCEIADSECIAKSYPSFVTQMQALGVNIRELACA comes from the coding sequence ATGAAAAAATTGCAGATTAAGCCGTCACAGTTGCAAGGCCGCATAGAAATACCATCCTCCAAGTCACATACGTTACGAGCAATTTTATTTGCCTCTTTAGCTGAAGGAAACAGTGGTATCGAATCTTTTTTGCCTTCGCCAGATGCGTATGCAATGATCGATGCTTGTCGAGCGCTGGGGGCAGAAGTTACCGTTATTGAGTCTGAAAATCGTTTGGATATTAAAGGAGTGTCGGGTCAGCCACAGCAGCCAGATAATATTTTAGATGCGGGTAATTCAGGCCAGGTTTTGCGGTTTGTTGGTGCAATTCTAGGTTTAATCCCAGGGTATAGCGTCATGACTGGGGATCACTCCGTACGTTTTAATCGCCCGGCTTTGCCTTTAATTGAAGGCTTAAAGCAGCTCGGCGCGGAGTGTATTTCAACGAAAGGGGATGGGCATGCGCCTTTGATTATTCGTGGGCCGATGCAAGGGAATCGTGCACAGATAGAAGGTCAAGATTCACAGCCGGTTTCAGCTTTATTAATCGCAAGTTTATTTATTCCAGGTGAGACAGAAATTATTGTCGATAACCCTGGAGAATTGCCTTGGTTGGACTTAACTTTAAGCTGGTTTGATCGTTTAGGTCTGTCTTATCAACGTGAAGGCTATACACGCTTTATCATTCCTGGAGTACAAAAAATTGCCGGTTTTAATTACCGAGTCCCGGGAGACTTTAGTTCACTTGCCTATCCTGTGGCCGCAGCTTTGGTGACGAAAAGCTCGGTGATTATTGATAATGTTGATTTAGAAGATGCTCAAGGCGATAAGAAACTACTCGATGTTTTAGTGAAAATGGGTGCTAATTTTGAATATAATGCGCTAGAAAAATCCTTGCAGGTGTTACCTGTAGAAAAACTTCAGGGTATTCGTTTTGATATTAATGAGTTTGTGGATGCGATTACCATTATGGCAGTGATTGCATGTCATGCCGAAGGACAAACGTTGATCTCGGGTGCGGGCATCGCGCGTAAAAAAGAGTCAAATCGTCTCACCGCAATTACCACAGAGCTGAAAAAGTTAGGTGCTGATATTGCAGAAACAGAAGATGGTTTGCATATTATGGGTGGACAATCGCTGACCAATCAGAAAAACTTGCAAAGCTATCATGATCATCGCATTGCTATGTCGATGACCGTTGCAGCGTTGGCAGCAGTAGGTGATTGCGAAATTGCTGACAGTGAGTGTATTGCTAAAAGCTATCCAAGTTTCGTTACACAAATGCAAGCGTTAGGTGTTAATATTCGAGAATTAGCATGCGCATAA
- the aroB gene encoding 3-dehydroquinate synthase has protein sequence MLQLEVTTKPAYNIDIDSGLLKSDQLIQDCITLSKRIVLITDDQVRTLYAEQFRSKLVEQSAEVLLLSIGLGEECKTREVKQRLEDAMLDAGFTRDTLVIALGGGVVTDIAGYLAATYCRGVPVLYIPTSLLAMVDASIGGKTGVNTPFGKNMIGTITQPVRVVIDPGVLQTLSMRERKAGFIEILKHALISDREFFDKLTENAKSLLNLDNRKVLAEVILKSCQVKKHVVSIDEHEKGLRQVLNLGHTIAHALEIVSGHTLNHGEAVALGLMVEADYAVRLGVLAKSESDKLIYFLKINGLLPSIPRLGLTEILAALTLD, from the coding sequence ATGTTGCAGTTAGAAGTCACCACAAAACCGGCCTACAATATTGATATAGATTCAGGGCTATTAAAGTCAGATCAATTAATACAAGACTGCATCACGCTTTCTAAGCGAATCGTATTAATTACCGATGATCAAGTAAGAACATTGTATGCGGAACAGTTTAGGTCGAAGCTAGTGGAACAAAGCGCTGAAGTTTTGCTGCTCAGTATAGGTTTGGGTGAGGAGTGCAAAACACGCGAGGTGAAGCAAAGGCTTGAAGATGCCATGCTCGATGCAGGCTTTACACGAGATACTTTAGTGATTGCACTTGGCGGTGGAGTGGTGACAGATATTGCGGGCTATTTAGCCGCGACTTATTGTCGTGGTGTGCCGGTGCTATATATTCCAACTAGTCTACTTGCTATGGTTGATGCCAGCATTGGTGGAAAAACAGGGGTGAATACTCCTTTTGGCAAAAATATGATCGGAACAATCACCCAACCTGTGCGTGTTGTGATTGATCCTGGTGTATTGCAGACACTCTCAATGCGAGAACGCAAAGCGGGATTTATAGAGATTTTAAAACATGCTTTAATCAGTGATCGCGAGTTTTTTGATAAATTAACTGAGAATGCCAAATCTTTGCTAAACTTAGATAATAGAAAAGTACTGGCTGAAGTGATTCTTAAAAGCTGCCAAGTTAAAAAGCATGTTGTCAGCATCGATGAGCATGAAAAAGGCTTGCGCCAAGTTTTAAATTTAGGTCATACGATAGCCCACGCTTTAGAGATTGTCAGTGGTCATACCCTTAATCATGGCGAAGCGGTTGCTTTAGGTTTAATGGTTGAAGCTGATTATGCTGTGCGTTTGGGTGTTTTAGCAAAAAGCGAAAGCGATAAATTAATATATTTCTTAAAAATAAATGGCTTATTACCTAGTATTCCTAGATTAGGGTTAACAGAAATTCTAGCTGCTCTGACTCTTGATTAA
- a CDS encoding ZIP family metal transporter — MTELLAIKLISVFIILAVTLFSGWLPFKKRFKSSHASEFPLGEAIAAGVFLGAGLMHMLGDAASDFNQNHIDYPVPFLLAGIVFLALLWLEHIGRELYEHQGAQSPAFALLATLMLSVHSFLAGAALGLTAALSSTLVILLAIITHKWAASFALAVHINKSRLSIKLRIICFAVFALMTPLGILFGNITASLSHYPLIAPSFTALSAGTFLYLGTLHGLNRAVMIDKCCNLKHFSFVIIGFTIMAIVAIWT; from the coding sequence ATGACAGAACTCTTAGCAATCAAACTGATCAGCGTCTTTATTATACTTGCAGTCACACTTTTTTCAGGTTGGCTCCCCTTTAAAAAACGCTTTAAATCAAGCCATGCTAGTGAATTCCCACTCGGCGAGGCTATCGCTGCCGGTGTTTTTCTAGGGGCAGGACTCATGCATATGCTCGGTGATGCTGCGAGTGATTTTAATCAAAACCATATTGATTATCCTGTTCCTTTCCTACTTGCAGGCATCGTCTTTTTAGCTTTGCTTTGGCTCGAGCATATCGGCCGTGAACTTTATGAGCATCAAGGCGCCCAAAGCCCAGCGTTTGCACTGCTAGCCACTCTTATGCTATCGGTTCACTCTTTCTTGGCAGGTGCAGCGCTCGGCCTAACCGCAGCACTATCATCAACTTTAGTTATTTTACTTGCGATTATCACTCACAAATGGGCTGCTAGCTTTGCTCTTGCTGTTCACATCAACAAAAGCAGGCTATCAATTAAACTTCGCATCATCTGTTTTGCAGTTTTTGCACTGATGACGCCATTAGGGATTTTATTTGGTAATATCACTGCATCACTATCACACTACCCACTCATTGCCCCAAGCTTTACCGCACTATCTGCGGGAACTTTCCTTTATTTAGGCACACTACACGGCCTTAATCGCGCAGTAATGATTGATAAATGCTGTAACTTAAAGCACTTTAGCTTTGTCATCATCGGTTTTACCATCATGGCGATTGTTGCGATTTGGACATAA
- the aroC gene encoding chorismate synthase, producing MASNSFGQIFRITTWGESHGKGIGVVIDGCPAGLVINEDDINAELDLRVTGKNRFTSPRKEKDHAQIYSGVFEGKTTGAPLSIVIHNHDADSSKYEPIKNLLRPGHANYTYLEKYGVFDYRGGGRSSARETACRVAAGAVAKKLLDHFGIEIAASIQSIGSIDASLNVEKLPKLKQAIYQHPLYCADPAAGERMMAELDSAINDGDSLGGIIQFSAIGVPVGVGDPVYEKLEANLAKAMMTLPASKGVSIGEGFSASRMQGSEHNDLFAEDKALLTNHAGGTLGGISTGECISGQVAFKPTSSIKKAQATANITGEKASFSLPEGSRHDPCVAIRAVPVVESMLALVLADALLVNRAAKL from the coding sequence GTGGCCAGTAATTCATTTGGACAAATTTTTCGTATTACGACCTGGGGTGAGTCTCATGGTAAAGGCATTGGTGTTGTGATTGATGGTTGTCCTGCCGGTTTAGTGATTAATGAAGATGATATTAATGCTGAATTGGACCTACGTGTAACGGGCAAAAATCGTTTTACTTCGCCACGTAAAGAAAAAGACCATGCACAAATTTATTCAGGAGTTTTTGAAGGAAAAACAACTGGTGCGCCATTGTCGATTGTCATTCATAACCATGATGCAGACTCGAGTAAATATGAGCCGATCAAAAATTTATTGCGCCCAGGTCATGCGAACTACACTTACCTGGAAAAATACGGTGTATTTGATTATCGTGGTGGTGGGCGCTCTTCGGCCCGTGAGACAGCGTGTCGAGTGGCTGCTGGGGCGGTTGCTAAAAAATTATTAGATCACTTTGGGATAGAAATTGCCGCAAGTATTCAATCGATTGGCTCTATTGATGCAAGTTTAAATGTAGAAAAACTACCTAAACTAAAACAAGCGATTTACCAACATCCATTATATTGTGCTGATCCTGCCGCTGGTGAGAGAATGATGGCAGAGTTAGATAGCGCGATTAATGATGGTGACTCCCTAGGGGGTATTATTCAGTTTTCTGCCATTGGTGTGCCTGTTGGTGTGGGCGACCCCGTTTATGAGAAATTGGAAGCTAATTTAGCAAAAGCGATGATGACACTGCCTGCAAGCAAAGGAGTTAGTATTGGGGAAGGGTTTTCAGCATCACGGATGCAAGGTTCTGAGCACAATGATTTGTTTGCAGAGGATAAAGCCTTATTAACCAATCATGCCGGTGGGACCTTGGGTGGAATTAGTACCGGAGAATGCATTAGTGGGCAAGTTGCGTTTAAACCAACGTCAAGCATTAAAAAAGCACAAGCAACAGCCAATATTACAGGGGAGAAAGCCAGCTTTTCACTACCTGAAGGTTCTCGTCATGACCCTTGTGTTGCGATTCGTGCGGTTCCTGTGGTCGAGTCTATGTTAGCTTTGGTATTGGCAGATGCTTTACTCGTGAACCGCGCGGCGAAATTATAA
- a CDS encoding shikimate kinase, protein MRIILCGSKGVGKTTLGQQLAKAKNWPFFDLDELLKNHYNQQENTEFTIPEIFKNLGETGFRNLETQVILSLNLPESCVLATGGGAILAKINRQTLRQLGQVVYLDADSKLLEKRYLSGKKPAYIHNSMDKGLAEFLKLCQNRHDYYQQAAHHSIKINCDTAHLTIMQLEALGESCGQ, encoded by the coding sequence ATGCGCATAATTTTGTGTGGATCTAAAGGTGTCGGCAAAACGACTTTAGGGCAGCAGCTAGCCAAAGCAAAAAATTGGCCATTTTTTGATCTCGATGAACTATTAAAGAATCACTATAATCAGCAAGAAAATACCGAGTTTACTATCCCTGAAATTTTTAAAAATTTAGGTGAGACTGGCTTTCGTAATTTAGAAACTCAAGTGATTTTATCACTTAATTTACCTGAGTCTTGTGTACTTGCTACAGGTGGTGGTGCTATTTTAGCAAAAATCAATCGTCAGACTTTACGGCAATTAGGCCAAGTGGTTTATTTAGATGCTGATAGTAAGCTATTAGAGAAGCGTTATTTATCAGGGAAAAAGCCGGCTTATATCCATAATAGTATGGATAAAGGTTTGGCTGAATTTTTAAAACTTTGCCAAAACCGTCATGACTATTATCAACAAGCTGCACATCATAGTATTAAGATTAATTGCGATACAGCGCATTTAACGATTATGCAATTAGAAGCATTAGGAGAGTCTTGTGGCCAGTAA
- the aroF gene encoding 3-deoxy-7-phosphoheptulonate synthase, which translates to IHLKGENPKQDAEKIKEILPEQVRLIDTKKTYPLVDRESLPTGSIIDVGGVAMGGKTIQVISGPCSVETPEQMVAAAKMVKNAGCRLMRGGAFKPRTNPYSFQGHGIDGLTMLEQAARPNELPIVTELLDVRHLEHFLSTGVDLIQIGTRNMQNFELLKEVGRTKTPVLLKRGMCATIKEWLNAAEYIAAHGNSNIILCERGVRSFESAYRNMLDITAIPVLKRETHLPVIIDPSHAGGCASLVPALSKAAIAAGADGLIIESHHQPEQAWCDAEQALSPQSLAQLMQELALIAKSVNRDI; encoded by the coding sequence ATTCATTTGAAAGGTGAAAATCCAAAGCAAGATGCTGAAAAAATAAAGGAAATTTTGCCAGAACAGGTGCGTTTGATTGATACTAAAAAAACTTACCCATTGGTTGATCGTGAAAGTTTACCTACAGGCTCTATTATTGATGTGGGTGGTGTTGCGATGGGTGGCAAAACGATTCAAGTGATCAGTGGGCCTTGCTCTGTGGAGACGCCGGAGCAGATGGTTGCTGCGGCAAAAATGGTTAAGAATGCAGGCTGTCGATTAATGCGTGGTGGAGCATTCAAGCCAAGAACCAATCCCTACAGTTTTCAGGGGCATGGTATTGATGGCTTAACGATGTTAGAGCAAGCGGCTCGGCCTAATGAGCTGCCGATAGTGACAGAGTTGTTAGATGTGAGGCATTTAGAACATTTCTTGTCAACAGGTGTGGATTTGATTCAAATTGGCACACGCAATATGCAGAACTTCGAATTATTAAAAGAAGTTGGACGAACAAAAACACCGGTTTTATTAAAGCGTGGCATGTGTGCGACGATTAAAGAGTGGTTGAATGCGGCTGAGTATATCGCAGCACATGGGAACTCAAATATTATCTTGTGTGAGCGTGGGGTACGTAGCTTTGAGAGTGCATATCGCAATATGTTAGATATCACTGCAATTCCAGTATTAAAGCGTGAAACGCATTTGCCTGTTATTATAGATCCGAGTCATGCTGGGGGCTGTGCTTCGCTGGTCCCTGCTTTATCGAAAGCAGCAATTGCTGCGGGTGCAGACGGTTTGATTATAGAGTCACATCATCAGCCCGAACAAGCGTGGTGTGATGCAGAGCAAGCGCTAAGCCCACAGAGTTTGGCGCAGTTGATGCAAGAACTGGCTTTGATTGCGAAAAGTGTTAATCGTGATATCTGA
- the pheA gene encoding chorismate mutase: MNPALNELRHKIDDIDLKLLDLLNQRALCALEVASVKKQANIAKFYCPEREQAVLKRILENNHGPLEDKAVYHIFRQIMSLNLSLQQPLTVACLGPEGTYSEEAAYGQLGDFIELSLESSFSDITNRLLAEQVKLAVMPLYNSTTGVIAPVLDQLLKSDVYISEEHHLAIQHNLLVNDKTVEINKIYAHEQSLQQCKRWLKRNQTNVKCIAVASNGEAAIRAKNEVGAAAIASARCAEKLGLRIHAEHIMDALNNTTTFVVINKGKAEIKPNLSICYLWLNHHDDLNRVIELADTAGVDYWPCSKGVLVRLSEKNKHDRLSCTVKKVQDEVRSCRILGCA; this comes from the coding sequence ATGAATCCAGCATTGAATGAATTGCGTCATAAGATTGATGATATCGACCTTAAGTTATTAGATTTATTAAACCAGCGCGCACTATGTGCTTTAGAAGTTGCCTCGGTGAAAAAGCAGGCGAATATTGCGAAATTTTACTGCCCAGAGCGGGAACAGGCTGTTTTAAAAAGAATTCTTGAAAACAATCACGGGCCTTTGGAAGATAAAGCGGTTTATCATATTTTCCGTCAAATTATGTCATTGAACTTAAGTTTGCAGCAGCCATTAACCGTCGCTTGTTTAGGTCCTGAGGGAACTTATTCTGAAGAAGCGGCCTACGGGCAGCTAGGAGACTTCATTGAGCTTTCTTTGGAGAGCTCTTTTAGCGATATTACCAATAGGTTATTAGCTGAACAGGTAAAGTTAGCGGTTATGCCGCTTTATAATAGTACGACAGGAGTGATTGCTCCTGTGTTAGATCAATTGCTAAAGTCAGATGTATATATCAGCGAGGAACATCATTTGGCGATACAGCATAATCTATTGGTCAATGATAAGACTGTAGAGATTAATAAGATTTATGCACATGAGCAGTCATTACAGCAGTGTAAACGCTGGTTAAAGCGAAACCAAACAAATGTGAAATGCATTGCTGTTGCAAGTAATGGCGAAGCGGCGATCCGGGCTAAAAATGAGGTTGGCGCAGCAGCGATTGCATCAGCGCGCTGTGCTGAAAAATTAGGCTTAAGGATTCACGCTGAGCACATTATGGATGCGCTTAATAATACAACTACCTTTGTTGTCATTAATAAAGGGAAAGCTGAGATTAAGCCTAATCTATCAATATGTTACCTTTGGTTAAATCATCATGATGATCTTAATAGAGTGATTGAGCTTGCTGATACTGCAGGGGTGGATTATTGGCCGTGCTCAAAAGGTGTTCTCGTTAGGTTGTCAGAGAAGAATAAGCATGATAGGCTATCTTGTACTGTTAAAAAGGTACAGGATGAAGTGCGATCATGTCGTATTCTTGGCTGTGCCTAG